The window CTTTCTGCGGAACTAATTTAACCTTACTAAGCGCCGTAAACACAACTAAAACAAACAGTCCCAAATAACCCAAAAAACTCCCCACTTCAATTAACCCAATGACGGCCCTTTCACCCAACGGCCCCGGCATAATCATAAGATAAAGATCTAAGTAATGCCCCACCACCAAAATAGTGGCAACTAGTTTTAAAGTTTTAAAATCACGCTTAGAACCACGGCGCATCAACACCAAAAAAGGAAACACAAAATTGATGACCAAATTCATGAAGAAAAGGCCCTTATAATGCGGTATCCAACGAGCTTGATAATAGGTAACTTCTTCTGGAATATTGGAGTACCAAATCAACAATAATTGCGAAATCCAGATATAGGCCCAAAATATACTAAAGGCAAAAATCAATTTGCCTAAATCGTGCAAATGATCTTCGTTAACCTTTTCTAAATAATCTCGCCCTTTTAAAAATAAAGTTATCAGGGTAATCCCAACCACTCCATTCACAAACATACCGGCAAAATTATAAACCCCAAAGATGGTGCTAAACCAATGGGGTTCTAAAGACATGAGCCAGTCAAAACTAGCCAGTGTGATAGTAATAGCGTAAAAGGCCAAAAAGATACAACTGTTGCGAAAATTTTTGCGATAAAATTGAATATTGCCGGAGGCATCTTCTTCTAAAGAATTTTTTCGAAAAACTTTTGCAAATAAAACCCAAATGCCTAAAAATACGACCATCCTAATTAAGAAAAATTTAATATTGAGATACCCTGCTTTGCCCGCCAATAAAGCATCGTAGTGGGGAGATGTAGGGTCGGTGATGCCGTGATGGGCCCAATGGTAGAGCTCGTGGATCCCAAAATAAATACCTAGCATGAGCAGGGCCCCTACCGGCAAAAAAGTGCTCATGGCCTCGGGCACACGCCGCAAAACCGTCGACCACCCCGCTTGCACCGCATACTGAATGGCCATAAAAAGCACGGCGCCTAAGCTTAACGTAATAAAATAATAATTGTTAAGCAAAACACTGGCCCAAGCCCTCGTGCGAGTGGCTTCGTTACTGAATCCAAACACGAGCGACAAAATCCCAATAAGAATGAGTAAAAAGATAACTCGCTTATCTTTGGCCTTAAACTCAAATCGATCGTCAGCTTTCATGGCGTACCCTTTTCTTTTTCCAATTCTGTCACCAAATGTTGCACATAGTGCACTAATTTCCATCGATCCGTAGGCCTTAGCATTGGCCCATAGGCACCCATCAACCCAACCCCCACTGTAATGGAGTGGTAAAGATGACCTTCGGTCAATTGGCGAACTCGGTCACTGGCATAAGAAGGCGGTGGCGGAAACTTGCCAATAATCGGGCCATCGGCCTTGCCGGTTGGGCCATGGCATACCAAGCATTTTTGGGCATACAATTGTTGGCCTCGTTTTAAATTTTCTTCATTCAAAGACAGGGGGTTTTTTAATTCAATCGCTGCAAGCTTCGCATCTTCAGGGGTTTTTTGATAAGGATGTGGTTCGAAACCCATCGGTATTGTCCCCACGGCTGGGGCCTGCAAGGTTTTGCCGTCTTGGGTATTGGGATTAGGCGCATAGGCATTATAAGGAATCGAAGTTACCATGTCTGAAATAATAGGGATCCACTGCGGCCAATTTTCCCCACCGGAACAACCCACACTTAAACCAACCATGATGCTCAACAAAAGGGTATAAAACTTTCTCATGCCGGAACCTCATTTTCCATGATTTCCATAGCGCCGTTTTGTTTTAATAACGAAACCATTTCTTCTAGCTTAAAATCTTTCTCATCGGCGACAAAAACCATCACAAATCGATCATCGGTTAACCGAGACACGCTGACCACAGGGCGTTTCCCAGGAAATAATTTGCAGCGGGCTAAAAAAGCCAAAAAGGTCAACACGCCACCGAACAAAACCGTTAGTTCAAAACAAACCGGAACAAATGCCGGCCAAGCATTGTTGGGCTTGCCACCGATGTTCATGGGCCAACTGATAAGGTTAACATAACCTTGCAGAAGAATAGAGAACAACAGACCCAAAGCACCTGCGGCAAAGGTAAACTGTGGCAGACGCGACGGTGCTAAACCCATGGCTTGGTCTAAGCCGTGAACGGGGTACGGTGTGTAAATGTCGAAAAATTTAATCCCTTTTTCACGAAAGTTTTTGGCTGCCGTCAGCAAAGCCTTTTCTGAATCAAAGATGCCTAACAAAACTTTTTTAACAGGTACACTAATCATGTGCGCCTCCTTGCACCGACTTACGCCCAAAACCCAAGACCGCCTTTACTTCGGCCATGGCCACCACGGGCAACACTCGGGCAAACAAAATAAAACAAGTAAAGAATAAACCAAAACTACCAATCAACGTGCCCACCTCAATAAAGGTTGGCGAATAGTTGGCCCAACTCGAAGGCAAAAAATCTTTGCTAAGCGAGATCATAATAATTACAAAACGCTCAAACCACATCCCAATATTAACAATGATAGAAAGCACAAACATGGCTGGCACATTACGCCGCACAGCCTTGATCCAAAAAAGTTGAGGAAAGATAACATTACAAGAAACCATGGTCCAATAAGCCCACGCATAATTGCCCGTGGCGCGGTTGATAAAGGCAAAGCGCTCATATTCATTGCCACTATACCAAGCAATAAAGAATTCCGTGCCGTAGGCTAAACCAACCATTGAACCGGTCAAAATAATGACCTTACACATGGCTTCTAGGTGATTGATAGTAATGTAATGCTCGATATTAAGCGCCTTACGGGTGATGATTAAAAGGGTCAACACCATGGCAAAACCAGAAAAAATGGCGCCCGCCACAAAATAAGGTGGAAAGATCGTCGTGTGCCAGCCGGGAATAACGGAAGTTGCAAAGTCAAAGCTCACCACCGAGTGAACCGACAGCACCAGTGGAGTTGACAATCCGGCCAAAACTAAACATAAACTTTCGTAACGCAACCACGTGCGATTAGAACCATCCCAACCCAGCGACAACAAACCGTAAATAAATTTGCGAATTTTGCCTTTGGCGCGGTCGCGAACTGAGGCAATGTCGGGGATAAGCCCCACATACCAAAAGACGAGCGAAATGGTAAAATAAGTACCGATGGCAAAAACATCCCACAATAAAGGGGATCGAAAATTAACCCATAACGAACCCCGTTGGTTAGGATAAGGAAAGACAAAAAATGCCAACCATGGTCGCCCCATATGAATGAAGGGGAATAAACCCGCACACATAACGGCAAAAATCGTCATGGCCTCAGCCGATCGATTGATCGAGGTTCTCCATTTTTGACGAAAGAGCAATAAAATGGCCGAAATGAGTGTGCCCGCGTGACCAATACCAACCCAAAACACAAAGTTGGTAATATCAAAGGCCCAACCAATGGTGCGATTCAAACCCCAAGTGCCAATACCCACGGCGATTTGGTAGCCAATGCAAACCACGCCCAAACCCAAGGCCGAGGCCGCCACCAAAAAGATTGCCCACCAAGCCTTGGTGGGTTTACCCAACACCGGTCTACAAATCTCTTCGGTGATATCGTGGAAGGTTTTGTTCCCTTCGATCAATTGTTCTCTTAAAGGTGAAACTTCCATATTGCCTCGTTAAGCTTTATTGCGAATCTTCGTTAAATAACTCACCACCGGCTTGGTACCTACTTCTTCCAACACCACATAATCGCGCTGGCTCGTTTTGAAACGAGAAACCTTAGATTGATGATCATTAATATCACCAAACACAATCGCATCGGTTGGACAAGATTGTTGACACGCGGTTTTGATTTGCCCATCTTGCAAAGGCAGCCCTGCCAATTTTGCATCGAGTTTACCGGCTTGGATGCGTTGAATGCACATACTGCATTTTTCCATCACCCCACGAGAACGCACCACCACGTCAGGATTGAGCACCATTTTCCCCAAGGCGTCTTGCTGATTATAAGGGAATTTATCGTTATCAAAATAACGAAACCAATTAAAATGCCGCACTTTGTAAGGGCAGTTGTTGGCACAATAACGAGTCCCCACACAGCGATTATAAACTTGCGCATTGAGTCCATCACTCGTGTGATTCGTTGCAATAACCGGGCACACCGTTTCACAGGGGGCATTACCACAATGTTGGCAGGTCATGGGTTGATGAACTACGCTGGGGTTATCTTCAGAATCACTGTAATAGCGGTCAATACGGATCCAATGCATTTCACGACGACGCCGTACTTCATCTTTTCCAACTACCGCAACGTTGTTCTCGGCCTGACACGCAATCACACAGGCCCCACAACCGGTGCAAGCATTGAGATCAATCACCATGCCCCAAGCATGCCCCACTTTTTGATCTTGGTTCGAATCTTGGCGAGCCGGATAAAGCGAAAGTAAATGAGCACGTTCTTCATTGCCTGCCGCTGGATTTTTTTGAAATTCTTCAAAGCTAGCCTCTTTAATAATAGGTCTGCCATGCAGAGAGCTGTGAGTTTGAGTTAGGGCTAAAGGATATTTTCTGCCCACTTTGGTAAGGCTTAGCCCCTGGGCATAAGTCACCCACTGCCCCTCCACTAAATTTAACCATGGAAAAAGATTTTTACCTACCCCATTGCCCACCGAACCTGCTTGCGACCGGCCATAACCCAAGGCCACGGCCACCGTATTTTCTTGCTGACCCGGCTGAATATAAACTGGCAATTCTAAGGCCTGATCACCCAGTCGAATTTTTACCAAATCTTCATTTTCATAGCCCAATTTTTTAGCAAGCACAGGCGCTAAACAAACATAATTATCCCAAGTGATTTTAGAAATTGGATCCGGCAATTCTTGTAACCAAGGATTATTAGCATTGGCACCATCGCGAATCGCAATCTTTTCATAGAGAACCAATTCCATTTTTTCTGCATTCGTATGACGAGCTTTAATTTTACTTGCCGCTTCTTCTAAATTACCACGGAAAGCATAGGCAGAAGCGCTAGAAACAGCAACTTCCAGCACCCCTTGCTTCAAAGTTTCTTGCCAAAATTTTTCAAAATTCAAATGGGTAGATTGCCTAAGGTAAGGCCCCTCTCGCCAAGCATTTTTAAGAAAGACATCGTAAGTTTGCAATTCACCCATCCATTTTAAAAGACTATCTTGCGCGGCGCGGGTATTAAACAAGGGACTAATCGTGGGTTGAACGAGGCTGTAATAACCTTGCACAGGTTCGGCATCACCCCAGGATTCTAATTGATGATGATCGGGGGCAATGGCTGCAACCTGATAAGAGGTTTCATTAAAGTAAGGATCTAAAGAGATAACGGCCAAAGTAACGTTCTTCAATCCTTCCGAAAATGCTTGGGCGTGAGGAGAGGAATAGAGAGGATTGACTCCATAAAGAATCAACACCCCTACTTCTTCTTTTTGCATTTCTTCTAATAGAGTTGCGAATTTAGCCTCATCCCCTTGTCGTTGGAAAGAAGGGTGATCCAAATCGATGGTCTTACCATAATTACCCAACAAACTATTGATGGCATTCGTGACAATTTGGTCTTGAATATCATTGGAACCACATAAAACTAAACTCGACCCCTTATTAGCTAATAATTTTTCAGATAATTGATGAATCATTTCTGGTTTAACTGAGGAATTTTTTGATTCAGAGCCTTTAAGAGCCTCATATAAATCCAACAAAACTTTCCCATATTCAGAGGCTGCTACTGGAACACGAAGGTCAGCATTAGACCCCGAAAGGGATAGGTTCGCCTCGAGTTGAGCATGGAAGGACATACCTGCATTAGGTTGATTGAGTTTTCGATTGGCCGCATAATTTCTGGAAAATTCCACTGGAGAAAGCCAAGTGCCTAGAAAATCAGCCCCAATAGAAACAATTACTTTGGCTTGACCTAATTGGTAATGAGGAATGACCTGCCTACCAAAACTCAAACCATTGGCCTTAAAGATAGCCGAATAAGAAATGGCATCCACCACGACATGTTCAGTTTGAGGATATTTATTCGCAAATTTCTCAATCACCTTTTTAGTAGAAGGGCTCACAATCGATTGGGTAAGAATTCTAATTTTTTTCTTTTCACCCACAGCTACAATAAGGGCCGTCCGAACTTTATTATCCAATGTCTCCCAATCCGTAGGCTTACCCTCAAAAATAGGCCCTTTAAGTCGACTTGAATCATACAACCCAAGCACTTGAGCCTGCCCTACCGCACATAGCCCTTGCCCATTGATAGAAGAAGCGGGGTTTCCTTCGAGTTTAATGGGGCGCCCTTCACGAGTTTTGACCACGATCGCACAAGCGCAAGGACAATTCGAAGTCGAAGCATAATAATTAGGAACCCCGGGAATAACATCTTCGGGCTGGATTAAATAAGGAATCGCCCTTTCGACAGGCATGTTAGAACAAGCCGCCAAGCCTGCGACTGAAAAACTAAACCCGGCTAATTTGAGAAAATCACGCCGATCCAAAGGAAGGGAAGCCGCCTTCTCACCCAAAAATTCTTCTACCGGAATCTCTTCAGCAAACTCATGTTGACTAGTCTCAATAAATTTTGGCTCTTGCTGCTTTTCTTCCAAACTCTGCCAATATTTTTTCGAAAATGTTGAACTCATAATGAACCTAGTAATGACATTTATTACAGTCAAGCCCGCCAGCTTCTTGCACTGTTCTACCTTGAAACGGACTCAGGCCCTTTACTTGCTCTTGACGATGACAATCAATGCACCATCCCATCGATAAGGGTGCCCATTGAAAGGCCTTGTCCATCTTTTGCACTTCACCATGGCAGGTTTGACATTCTATTTTACCCACCACCACATGTTGCGCATGATTAAAATAAACAAAATCCGGAAGATTGTGAATTTTTACCCATTGAATGGGTTTATGGGCCTCAAGCGCCTGATTAATCTTTTGGATCTCAGGAGAATCTTTTTTAACTTGAGAATGACAATTCATGCAAAGACTAGCTGCTGGTATCCCCGCATGGCGGCTCTTTTCAGCTGCATAATGGCAGTA of the Deltaproteobacteria bacterium genome contains:
- a CDS encoding quinol:cytochrome C oxidoreductase, which produces MKADDRFEFKAKDKRVIFLLILIGILSLVFGFSNEATRTRAWASVLLNNYYFITLSLGAVLFMAIQYAVQAGWSTVLRRVPEAMSTFLPVGALLMLGIYFGIHELYHWAHHGITDPTSPHYDALLAGKAGYLNIKFFLIRMVVFLGIWVLFAKVFRKNSLEEDASGNIQFYRKNFRNSCIFLAFYAITITLASFDWLMSLEPHWFSTIFGVYNFAGMFVNGVVGITLITLFLKGRDYLEKVNEDHLHDLGKLIFAFSIFWAYIWISQLLLIWYSNIPEEVTYYQARWIPHYKGLFFMNLVINFVFPFLVLMRRGSKRDFKTLKLVATILVVGHYLDLYLMIMPGPLGERAVIGLIEVGSFLGYLGLFVLVVFTALSKVKLVPQKVAYLEESLSYHQ
- the nrfD gene encoding polysulfide reductase NrfD, producing the protein MEVSPLREQLIEGNKTFHDITEEICRPVLGKPTKAWWAIFLVAASALGLGVVCIGYQIAVGIGTWGLNRTIGWAFDITNFVFWVGIGHAGTLISAILLLFRQKWRTSINRSAEAMTIFAVMCAGLFPFIHMGRPWLAFFVFPYPNQRGSLWVNFRSPLLWDVFAIGTYFTISLVFWYVGLIPDIASVRDRAKGKIRKFIYGLLSLGWDGSNRTWLRYESLCLVLAGLSTPLVLSVHSVVSFDFATSVIPGWHTTIFPPYFVAGAIFSGFAMVLTLLIITRKALNIEHYITINHLEAMCKVIILTGSMVGLAYGTEFFIAWYSGNEYERFAFINRATGNYAWAYWTMVSCNVIFPQLFWIKAVRRNVPAMFVLSIIVNIGMWFERFVIIMISLSKDFLPSSWANYSPTFIEVGTLIGSFGLFFTCFILFARVLPVVAMAEVKAVLGFGRKSVQGGAHD
- a CDS encoding cytochrome c, producing the protein MRKFYTLLLSIMVGLSVGCSGGENWPQWIPIISDMVTSIPYNAYAPNPNTQDGKTLQAPAVGTIPMGFEPHPYQKTPEDAKLAAIELKNPLSLNEENLKRGQQLYAQKCLVCHGPTGKADGPIIGKFPPPPSYASDRVRQLTEGHLYHSITVGVGLMGAYGPMLRPTDRWKLVHYVQHLVTELEKEKGTP
- a CDS encoding TAT-variant-translocated molybdopterin oxidoreductase, which produces MSSTFSKKYWQSLEEKQQEPKFIETSQHEFAEEIPVEEFLGEKAASLPLDRRDFLKLAGFSFSVAGLAACSNMPVERAIPYLIQPEDVIPGVPNYYASTSNCPCACAIVVKTREGRPIKLEGNPASSINGQGLCAVGQAQVLGLYDSSRLKGPIFEGKPTDWETLDNKVRTALIVAVGEKKKIRILTQSIVSPSTKKVIEKFANKYPQTEHVVVDAISYSAIFKANGLSFGRQVIPHYQLGQAKVIVSIGADFLGTWLSPVEFSRNYAANRKLNQPNAGMSFHAQLEANLSLSGSNADLRVPVAASEYGKVLLDLYEALKGSESKNSSVKPEMIHQLSEKLLANKGSSLVLCGSNDIQDQIVTNAINSLLGNYGKTIDLDHPSFQRQGDEAKFATLLEEMQKEEVGVLILYGVNPLYSSPHAQAFSEGLKNVTLAVISLDPYFNETSYQVAAIAPDHHQLESWGDAEPVQGYYSLVQPTISPLFNTRAAQDSLLKWMGELQTYDVFLKNAWREGPYLRQSTHLNFEKFWQETLKQGVLEVAVSSASAYAFRGNLEEAASKIKARHTNAEKMELVLYEKIAIRDGANANNPWLQELPDPISKITWDNYVCLAPVLAKKLGYENEDLVKIRLGDQALELPVYIQPGQQENTVAVALGYGRSQAGSVGNGVGKNLFPWLNLVEGQWVTYAQGLSLTKVGRKYPLALTQTHSSLHGRPIIKEASFEEFQKNPAAGNEERAHLLSLYPARQDSNQDQKVGHAWGMVIDLNACTGCGACVIACQAENNVAVVGKDEVRRRREMHWIRIDRYYSDSEDNPSVVHQPMTCQHCGNAPCETVCPVIATNHTSDGLNAQVYNRCVGTRYCANNCPYKVRHFNWFRYFDNDKFPYNQQDALGKMVLNPDVVVRSRGVMEKCSMCIQRIQAGKLDAKLAGLPLQDGQIKTACQQSCPTDAIVFGDINDHQSKVSRFKTSQRDYVVLEEVGTKPVVSYLTKIRNKA
- a CDS encoding DUF3341 domain-containing protein, which codes for MISVPVKKVLLGIFDSEKALLTAAKNFREKGIKFFDIYTPYPVHGLDQAMGLAPSRLPQFTFAAGALGLLFSILLQGYVNLISWPMNIGGKPNNAWPAFVPVCFELTVLFGGVLTFLAFLARCKLFPGKRPVVSVSRLTDDRFVMVFVADEKDFKLEEMVSLLKQNGAMEIMENEVPA